A region of Myxococcus stipitatus DSM 14675 DNA encodes the following proteins:
- a CDS encoding nucleotide exchange factor GrpE, translating into MSGDTHSDTPHDAQQAQSSNGGAAPVQDGGAAGARPEEAEARPPADDVVSEAADAEKERLRAELESTRRRVDELARAYQALNKDKEEFKQRLTRERERMLDVERGNVAGVLLEAIDELDRALSMSGQEGSALSNGVRMIRDSLLTKVQGMGIERVKVVGLPYDPNVAEATDMEITPSPDDDQKVVEEFRAAYRMKDRIIRPARVKVAKYVAPASA; encoded by the coding sequence ATGTCTGGCGATACGCACTCCGACACCCCCCACGATGCTCAGCAGGCCCAGTCCTCCAACGGCGGAGCGGCGCCGGTCCAGGATGGCGGAGCCGCGGGCGCTCGCCCGGAGGAAGCCGAGGCCCGGCCACCCGCCGACGACGTGGTGTCCGAGGCGGCTGACGCGGAGAAGGAGCGCCTGCGAGCGGAGCTGGAGTCCACGCGCCGCCGGGTGGACGAACTGGCGCGCGCCTACCAGGCCCTCAACAAGGACAAGGAGGAGTTCAAGCAACGCCTGACGCGCGAGCGCGAGCGGATGCTGGACGTGGAGCGCGGCAACGTGGCCGGCGTCCTCCTGGAGGCCATCGACGAGCTGGACCGCGCCCTGTCCATGAGCGGCCAGGAGGGCTCGGCCTTGAGCAACGGGGTGCGGATGATTCGCGACTCGCTGCTCACCAAGGTCCAGGGCATGGGCATCGAGCGGGTGAAGGTGGTCGGCCTGCCCTATGACCCCAACGTGGCCGAGGCCACGGACATGGAAATCACTCCTTCCCCGGATGATGACCAGAAGGTGGTGGAGGAGTTCCGAGCGGCCTACCGCATGAAGGACCGCATCATCCGCCCGGCGCGCGTGAAGGTGGCCAAGTACGTGGCCCCCGCGAGCGCGTGA